The Fibrobacter sp. UWB2 genome window below encodes:
- a CDS encoding patatin family protein — MKIGLALEGGSRQTIFSAGVLDAWLDEGVYFPYISGVSAGCHAAMNFVTRQRGRFRYIIQPTKIQQGRDKAHRIFDGIQKECYALHYNAAYGDMPFDFHLFFGSGVECEFGLTCLETGRSEFFQEYMSEKRLLDIVNASSALPMLFPIAQIDGKHYADGCVTSPIPYQRAFEKGCDKVVVVSTHYPGEIVTDFRKYRVILNPMFKRKYPDFFRALMLRYKRYEKMFAEMEKLEKSGKLLIFRPEKEVCDLFATDRNELDESYNMGLEYAKRRMGDLKAFMEI; from the coding sequence ATGAAGATTGGCTTGGCTCTAGAAGGCGGTTCGCGTCAGACGATTTTCTCGGCAGGCGTATTGGACGCTTGGCTCGATGAAGGTGTTTATTTCCCGTATATTTCGGGCGTAAGCGCCGGTTGCCATGCGGCCATGAACTTTGTCACGCGCCAGCGCGGCCGTTTCCGCTACATTATCCAGCCGACCAAAATCCAGCAGGGTAGGGATAAGGCTCACCGCATTTTTGATGGAATCCAGAAGGAATGCTATGCGCTCCATTACAATGCTGCGTATGGCGATATGCCGTTCGATTTCCACCTGTTCTTTGGTTCGGGCGTGGAATGCGAATTTGGCCTGACGTGCCTCGAAACGGGTCGCTCGGAATTCTTCCAGGAATACATGAGCGAAAAGCGTTTGCTCGATATCGTGAACGCGAGCAGTGCCCTCCCGATGTTATTCCCGATTGCGCAGATTGACGGCAAGCATTATGCAGACGGCTGCGTGACCTCTCCGATTCCGTACCAGCGTGCATTCGAGAAGGGCTGCGACAAGGTCGTTGTAGTTTCGACGCATTACCCTGGCGAAATCGTGACGGACTTCCGCAAGTATCGCGTGATTTTGAATCCGATGTTCAAGCGCAAGTATCCGGATTTCTTCCGTGCGCTCATGTTGCGTTACAAGCGTTACGAGAAGATGTTTGCTGAGATGGAAAAGCTCGAAAAATCAGGCAAGCTCTTGATTTTCCGCCCGGAAAAAGAAGTCTGCGACCTCTTTGCAACGGATCGTAACGAGCTCGACGAATCCTACAACATGGGGCTTGAATACGCCAAGCGCCGCATGGGCGACCTCAAAGCCTTCATGGAAATCTAG
- a CDS encoding lysophospholipid acyltransferase family protein, whose translation MFWKFVLFLVVYGVRTYLLVVYRPKMTFLGSVKSTDLKEPMIIIANHTSMLDPLMVQSLFFHKRSIVVAKDQVEDPHFSWALKRFKNVIPCDRFNLDTEWALLAKKELEKGNSVIIFPEGKCRYDGLLNEFKTGFAFLARSTGYPVLSVGIDGIYKMGHRTQIVVDEPEKIERVKGIPSSKHLAERSEYFRQKVWELKQRALGQTGAILPVAAETPAEVLPEESK comes from the coding sequence TTGTTCTGGAAGTTTGTGCTCTTCCTCGTTGTTTACGGGGTGCGCACTTACTTGTTAGTCGTTTATCGTCCCAAGATGACGTTCTTAGGGTCTGTCAAGTCGACTGACCTTAAGGAACCGATGATTATTATTGCTAACCACACGAGCATGCTCGATCCCTTGATGGTGCAGTCTCTGTTCTTCCATAAGCGCAGTATCGTTGTGGCTAAGGACCAGGTCGAAGACCCGCATTTCAGCTGGGCCTTGAAGCGTTTCAAGAACGTGATTCCTTGCGACCGCTTTAACCTCGATACCGAATGGGCGCTCCTTGCCAAGAAGGAACTTGAAAAGGGCAATTCCGTCATTATTTTCCCGGAAGGCAAGTGCCGTTACGATGGCCTCTTGAACGAGTTCAAGACGGGTTTTGCATTCCTCGCTCGCAGTACGGGTTATCCGGTCCTTTCTGTCGGCATTGACGGCATTTACAAGATGGGTCACCGCACGCAGATTGTGGTGGACGAACCCGAAAAGATTGAACGCGTCAAGGGAATTCCGTCTTCCAAGCATCTTGCAGAACGCAGCGAATATTTCCGCCAGAAGGTCTGGGAACTCAAGCAGCGCGCTTTGGGCCAGACGGGGGCTATTCTCCCTGTTGCCGCCGAAACTCCTGCTGAAGTTTTGCCTGAGGAGAGCAAGTAA
- the fabZ gene encoding 3-hydroxyacyl-ACP dehydratase FabZ encodes MNIYQISEKIAQRPPFQMIEKVTELVPNESATGIKNVSVNEPYFMGHFPGTPIMPGVLICEACAQLCSLVIEKPAEDLEKNLYVLLKIDGFKFVKPVIPGDQLEISVNKTKGGGVIVGFDCVVKVNGNVHAKGSLTFTSIPKESLGK; translated from the coding sequence ATGAACATTTACCAGATCAGCGAAAAGATTGCCCAGCGTCCGCCGTTCCAGATGATCGAAAAGGTCACGGAACTCGTTCCGAACGAATCTGCAACGGGCATCAAGAATGTCTCTGTAAACGAACCGTACTTCATGGGCCACTTCCCGGGCACCCCGATTATGCCGGGCGTCCTCATTTGCGAAGCCTGCGCCCAGCTCTGCTCGCTCGTTATCGAGAAGCCGGCCGAAGACCTCGAAAAGAACTTGTACGTTCTTTTGAAGATTGACGGTTTCAAGTTCGTGAAGCCTGTGATTCCGGGCGACCAGCTCGAAATCTCCGTCAACAAGACGAAGGGTGGTGGAGTCATCGTCGGCTTTGACTGCGTTGTCAAGGTGAACGGCAATGTCCACGCCAAGGGCTCGTTGACGTTTACGAGCATCCCCAAGGAATCCTTGGGCAAATAA
- a CDS encoding SDR family NAD(P)-dependent oxidoreductase: MKVAIVTGSSKGIGKACALRLARDGYTVVVNYSSSDEAALQTLEQIKAEGGDGMVYKANVAVLAEVKQMVRDVFKAYGRIDVLVNNAGIVRDEYLLMMNPDTLDKCFDLNVKGYFYCAQQVAVKMYKQKSGVIINMSSVSSKFALAGQAVYSATKGAVNSFTQTLAKELGGYGIRVNAVAPGFVATEMIEAIPEETRKGYLEKVPLKRFASADEVANVVSALASDQFAYVTGQVIVLDGGLSL, translated from the coding sequence ATGAAAGTTGCAATCGTTACTGGTTCTTCTAAGGGGATTGGCAAGGCTTGTGCCCTCCGCCTCGCTCGTGACGGCTACACAGTCGTCGTAAACTACTCCAGCTCTGATGAAGCTGCACTCCAGACGCTTGAACAAATTAAGGCTGAAGGTGGCGATGGCATGGTCTACAAGGCTAACGTCGCTGTTCTTGCCGAAGTCAAGCAGATGGTGCGCGATGTGTTCAAGGCTTATGGCCGTATCGACGTGCTCGTGAACAACGCCGGTATCGTCCGTGACGAATATCTTTTGATGATGAACCCGGATACGCTCGACAAGTGCTTTGACTTGAACGTGAAGGGCTACTTCTACTGCGCACAGCAGGTCGCTGTCAAGATGTACAAGCAGAAGTCTGGCGTTATCATCAACATGTCTTCTGTTTCTTCCAAGTTCGCTCTCGCAGGCCAGGCTGTTTACAGCGCTACGAAGGGCGCCGTGAACTCCTTTACGCAGACGCTCGCCAAGGAACTTGGCGGTTACGGCATCCGCGTGAACGCAGTCGCTCCGGGCTTTGTCGCTACAGAAATGATCGAAGCCATCCCGGAAGAAACCCGCAAGGGCTACCTCGAAAAGGTGCCGCTCAAGCGCTTTGCCTCTGCTGACGAAGTCGCAAACGTCGTTTCTGCTCTCGCTTCTGACCAGTTCGCCTATGTGACGGGTCAGGTCATCGTTTTGGATGGAGGCCTTTCCCTGTGA
- a CDS encoding beta-ketoacyl-[acyl-carrier-protein] synthase family protein — protein sequence MTSNNRRCVVSGLGVICAVGNNVEETWKNALNSVSGIHKTTSLDTKNCYADLAAEVNCDTLDDIECPDEKDRASKLCIKAMKEALNDAGLGDFADSSRVSVIIGSCVGGVLSIEQYHRHGKNVNEIPKMPIAAIASQVAEACHAGGIVTNVGNACAAGTISIALACDLIRAGKADVVIAGGSDSFASVPYSGFLSLHALDENGCSPFNHCNGITLGEGAGIVIVESLEHAEKRNAKRYCEVLGAGVTSDAHHITAPREDGVCLLEAMDRAVKNSGIKKSDIGYLNAHGTGTGKNDNAEINAFHKFFDEENPTLSVSSTKVMTGHCLGAAGAIEAVFSIKALTTNTVLPTLHYTAEDSEALKAKVGSMDYVQNTPRAKELECVMSNNVAFGGTNASIVFSKKPGDVQSQVAKDKKIAVTGIGIVSPIGNSKEIYLDAVKNGKLPESASICSTVTNDDYKELGIKMAFYRKLDNLGQLQTVSGMRALKDANFTVTEDNAKQIGIIVGTSEGGLGATYDFEELIAEAGNAGGSAFKFPHTVYNAAGGYLSILSGIKGYGVTITTGPLSGLDSIGYSMNVIHDGQEEAMMATGTDENLPIITELCQKMNVAADKVVEPYSNSNGFVVGDGSVSIIMETEDYAKSRGAKVYCYALGYGNGRKNVKFGHISGSDEALDLAIKDALNDAGVSIDEIDAVCGFANGFKKIDDIEKGAYARVFGDKLASLPLFQVKERVGEGRAASATLAAAEAALMLGGELAEENAYFIANGEVSKKKVATAGFKKILVTSFATGGSYSAVVLGK from the coding sequence ATGACTTCTAATAATCGTCGCTGTGTTGTTTCTGGCCTTGGCGTTATCTGCGCCGTAGGCAACAATGTTGAAGAAACCTGGAAAAACGCCCTGAATTCCGTCTCCGGTATTCACAAGACTACTTCGCTCGATACCAAGAACTGCTATGCAGACCTCGCTGCCGAAGTGAACTGTGATACGCTGGACGATATCGAATGCCCGGACGAAAAGGACCGCGCCTCCAAGCTCTGCATCAAGGCTATGAAAGAAGCCCTGAATGATGCTGGTCTCGGTGACTTTGCCGATAGCAGCCGCGTAAGCGTCATCATCGGTAGCTGCGTGGGTGGAGTCCTCAGCATTGAACAGTACCACCGCCACGGTAAGAACGTCAACGAAATTCCGAAGATGCCCATTGCCGCAATCGCCTCCCAGGTGGCCGAAGCTTGCCATGCGGGCGGCATTGTCACAAACGTGGGCAACGCTTGCGCTGCCGGTACGATTTCCATTGCTCTTGCTTGCGACCTTATCCGCGCAGGCAAGGCTGATGTCGTGATCGCCGGTGGCTCCGACTCCTTTGCTTCTGTTCCGTACTCTGGCTTCCTATCTCTCCATGCCTTGGACGAAAACGGTTGCTCTCCGTTCAACCACTGCAACGGCATCACCCTCGGTGAAGGCGCTGGCATCGTGATTGTCGAATCTCTGGAACATGCCGAAAAGCGTAACGCCAAACGTTATTGCGAAGTTCTCGGCGCAGGTGTCACAAGCGACGCTCACCACATTACGGCTCCTCGCGAAGATGGCGTCTGCCTCCTCGAAGCGATGGACCGCGCTGTCAAGAATTCTGGCATCAAGAAGTCTGACATCGGTTATCTGAACGCTCATGGTACGGGTACGGGCAAGAACGACAATGCAGAAATCAATGCATTCCACAAGTTCTTCGACGAAGAAAATCCGACCTTGAGTGTCAGTTCGACCAAGGTAATGACGGGCCACTGCCTCGGCGCCGCCGGTGCAATCGAAGCCGTGTTCAGCATCAAGGCTCTCACGACGAACACTGTGCTCCCGACACTCCATTACACTGCCGAAGATTCCGAAGCCCTCAAGGCTAAGGTCGGCTCGATGGACTACGTGCAGAACACCCCGCGTGCCAAGGAACTCGAATGCGTCATGAGCAACAACGTCGCTTTCGGCGGCACGAACGCAAGTATCGTGTTCAGCAAGAAGCCGGGCGATGTGCAGAGCCAGGTCGCTAAGGATAAGAAGATTGCTGTGACAGGTATTGGCATTGTAAGCCCGATCGGTAACAGCAAGGAAATTTACCTTGACGCCGTCAAGAACGGTAAGCTCCCGGAATCCGCTTCCATTTGCTCGACCGTTACGAACGACGACTACAAGGAACTCGGCATCAAGATGGCCTTCTACCGCAAGCTCGACAATCTGGGCCAGCTCCAGACCGTGTCCGGCATGCGCGCCCTCAAGGATGCAAACTTTACGGTCACTGAAGACAACGCCAAGCAGATTGGTATCATCGTGGGTACTAGCGAAGGCGGCCTCGGTGCCACTTACGATTTCGAGGAACTCATTGCCGAAGCTGGTAATGCTGGCGGTAGCGCCTTCAAGTTCCCTCACACAGTTTATAATGCCGCCGGTGGTTACCTCTCGATTCTCTCTGGAATTAAGGGCTACGGCGTCACCATCACGACGGGTCCGCTCTCCGGTCTCGATAGCATCGGCTACTCCATGAACGTCATCCACGACGGTCAGGAAGAGGCTATGATGGCTACGGGTACGGACGAAAACCTCCCGATCATCACCGAACTCTGCCAGAAGATGAACGTCGCCGCCGACAAGGTGGTGGAACCGTATTCCAACTCCAATGGCTTTGTGGTGGGCGATGGCTCTGTTTCTATCATCATGGAAACCGAAGACTACGCCAAGTCCCGTGGTGCAAAGGTTTACTGCTACGCCCTCGGTTACGGCAACGGCCGCAAGAACGTGAAGTTCGGCCACATCTCCGGTTCTGACGAAGCTCTTGACCTTGCTATCAAGGATGCTCTCAACGATGCAGGCGTGAGCATTGACGAAATTGACGCTGTCTGCGGTTTTGCAAACGGCTTCAAGAAGATTGACGATATCGAAAAGGGTGCATACGCACGCGTGTTTGGCGACAAGCTTGCAAGCCTCCCGCTCTTCCAGGTGAAGGAACGCGTGGGCGAAGGCCGTGCCGCTTCTGCGACACTCGCCGCTGCCGAAGCCGCTCTCATGCTCGGTGGTGAACTTGCTGAAGAAAACGCCTACTTTATCGCAAATGGCGAAGTTTCTAAGAAGAAGGTCGCAACTGCGGGCTTCAAGAAAATCTTGGTCACGTCCTTTGCTACGGGCGGTTCTTACAGCGCCGTCGTGCTCGGTAAATAA
- a CDS encoding acyl carrier protein, translating to MANEEIKSKLKAFFMSDLGVDGDVLNYDTPLFGEEIGLDSVDSLEIISFVDDNFGVSMTGVAKENFQSIDTIAAFIEKNKA from the coding sequence ATGGCAAACGAAGAAATCAAGAGCAAACTCAAGGCATTCTTTATGTCCGATCTCGGCGTAGATGGCGATGTCCTGAATTACGATACTCCGCTTTTCGGCGAAGAAATCGGTCTTGACTCCGTGGACTCCCTTGAAATCATCTCCTTCGTCGATGACAACTTCGGCGTTTCTATGACTGGCGTTGCTAAGGAAAACTTCCAGAGCATCGACACCATCGCCGCTTTCATCGAAAAGAACAAGGCTTAA